In the genome of Conger conger chromosome 8, fConCon1.1, whole genome shotgun sequence, one region contains:
- the LOC133135567 gene encoding protein FAM193A-like isoform X5, translating to MSPTDAKRGAKRRKSKRGGGSGSIIGSSVSSYSGKAGVPATVRSPQATGTPESIMGLLTTGSGNTGSIAGLNGEVSMNGTQFSEGPVNSDFTGVLQTPFTFGMGQRAPYTTGERCLLCRRERKDSSYPEPGSMAPCASSKSSAALALPLWVCPECRRTVETEERHPAPEPSLGNQDFLSHVSMANGEPSRESAREAQSAPALSRTPPPLAVDTLCGCDVCSEQRESSAELERESREMQKSWSEVRFMVRYIYRQTGTPLADDQDQPQDRDKEGVKGLVDRLCQRDPYQLYQRLEQQAREYVLEVKVRLLKHLSAGSKVTALEEGPPQAHQFISLLLEEYSALCQASRTISSFLLTLENEHLKKFQVTWELHNKHLFENLVFSEPLLHNSLPSLVAQLRHGTASRDSYSEDMYSTLLQTYQDLDREMNIVAVEWLECEKRIDNYVDEQLLYKVEGQNHTHPKKEPHKSLVSRNPLRTKQQILKEDWEFFKQRRFVEDQSTNNRKPLAADHFTDTMRHLLSSRLSIPDCLNCNYRRRCTCDDCSLSHILTCGIMDSSVTEGLHGPAPAPDFLSELHPPSMSSASSNSSSGSPVPIPQHPHLILPDRGGAPCFGEVDHDALPLSKFADIYPLGSYGDAEMMSDMDGIREQLNGGQGSTALNGQSPRVSSSSGSSEEDEEDEEEEDEVDGERSSEPPGPQGDLFSGKICSPPPSYPAQQFLPEKTSHPALHLYPHIHGHLPLHSVAHLPRPLLHPSLYPGHNFPHSKTLPPAPTLNHAGKPPAFSPSLQEHLYQNCFSNAGDWNSSLHTPSLKFENIWETTMKNWNPAVYLPEPRPGTMARVISLFVFLSFSSLFVLHSFLFGLEGDTLGPTLPEARLELQPPSCNSEPIVATETRERKNSAKKKCLYNFQDAFMEANRVVMATSSATSSVSCTATTVQSSNNQITVSPKRPTFLGDVFHSVEDHRRSSPTGLAPLPSLSSTAPFPASAPHLPSTDAPPFPKNTATVPSFMDPHPGLCPSPADLLALPPEGGVSAPPSVCSDPECEGHRCEAHGGYDHQHYDGEDSQDEDSCSEHSSSTSTSTNQKEGKYCDCCYCEFFGHGGPPAAPTSRNYAEMREKLRLRLTKRKEEQPKRDDPLLERESLEDHRNVEDLLQFINSEDSKRTSSSRAAKRARHKQKKMEEKARQEAEAREREEEQRRREEEEEEALRRELLRLQELQHLRNAKRKKKEKVREVQRAEPITQSPRLLKESARTALENLKNSKAHMERCILGACGEEQGGTALQRLLGLDSSGETPPSRDPPGKNRPRQPPVKKSAEVLKMVEPSLKTSGAQTQTPAGGPGPEEAGGRLDGQNQLTLVQEEKAVSEPQPEPEPVLMDPPTPADKAPSSGSPQPKTKTKKNKKKKGEKTNSIDDVFLPKDIDLDSEDMDETEREVEYFKRFCLDSARLTRQRLSINWSNFSLKKSTFAAH from the exons ATGAGCCCAACCGACGCTAAACGAGGAGCCAAGCGCAGAAAAAGCAAGCGGGGCGGTGGCAGCGGTAGCATCATCGGCAGCAGTGTTAGCAGCTATAGCGGCAAGGCCGGGGTTCCAGCCACGGTCAGAAGTCCCCAAGCCACAGGAACACCAGAGTCCATAATGGGTTTATTAACAACTGGAAGCGGTAACACAGGAAGCATCGCAGGCCTGAATGGAGAG gTTTCGATGAATGGTACACAGTTTTCTGAAGGGCCAGTGAATTCTGACTTCACTGGAGTCCTAcag ACCCCGTTCACCTTCGGGATGGGTCAGAGGGCGCCCTACACCACAGGGGAGCGCTGTCTGCtgtgcaggagggagaggaaagaCAGCTCGTACCCTGAGCCGGGGTCGATGGCGCCTTGCGCCTCTTCAAAGAGCTCTGCCGCGCTGGCACTGCCCCTGTGGGTGTGTCCCGAATGCCGACGCACTGTGGAGACGGAGGAGCGACACCCCGCCCCCGAGCCTTCGCTGGGG AACCAGGACTTCCTGTCGCACGTTTCCATGGCGAACGGAGAACCGTCGAGGGAGTCTGCGAGAGAAGCACAGTCTGCCCCCGCCCTGAGCCGGACCCCGCCCCCTCTCGCCGTGGACACGCTGTGCGGCTGTGACGTCTGCAGTGAGCAGAG GGAAAGCTCGGCGGAGCTGGAGAGGGAATCCCGGGAGATGCAGAAGTCCTGGTCGGAAGTGCGCTTCATGGTCCGGTACATTTACCGGCAAACGGGAACGCCGCTGGCAGACGACCAGGACCAGCCTCAGGATCGGGACAAAGAGGGAGTGAAGGGGCTGGTGGACAG GCTCTGTCAGAGGGACCCGTACCAGCTGTATCAGAGGCTGGAGCAGCAGGCACGGGAGTACGTGCTGGAGGTGAAGGTGCGCCTCCTCAAACACCTGTCggcggggtcaaaggtcacggcGCTGGAGGAAGGGCCTCCCCAGGCGCACCAGTTCATCTCGCTCCTCCTGGAGGAGTACAGCGCTCTCTGCCAGGCTTCCCGCACAATCAGCTCCTTCCTCCTCACCCTG GAAAACGAGCATTTGAAGAAGTTCCAGGTGACATGGGAACTGCACAACAAGCACCTTTTTGAAAATCTTGTATTTTCAGAACCTCTTTTGCACAACAGTTTACCATCTCTGGTTGCACAACTAAG gcatGGGACAGCCTCCCGTGACTCTTACAGTGAGGATATGTACAGCACGCTGCTGCAGACCTACCAGGATCTGGACAGGGAGATGAACATTGTAGCAGTGGAGTGGCTGGAGTGTGAGAAGAGGATCGATAACTATGTCGATGAGCAG TTACTTTATAAGGTTGAAGGACAGAACCACACGCATCCAAAGAAGGAACCACACAAATCATTAGTAAGCAGAAAT CCGTTaagaacaaaacaacaaattcTGAAAGAAGACTGGGAGTTCTTCAAACAAAGGAGATTTGTCGAAGACCAG tctacGAACAATAGGAAGCCTCTTGCTGCAGACCATTTCACTGACACTATGAGACACCTCCTATCCTCCAGACTGAGTATTCCAGACTGCCTGAACTGCAACTACCGGAGGAG GTGCACCTGTGATGACTGCAGCCTCTCGCACATCCTGACCTGCGGGATCATGGACTCCTCCGTCACTGAGGGCCTTCAcggccccgcccctgccccagACTTCCTGTCTGAGCTGCACCCCCCCAGCATGTCCTCAGCCAGCTCAAACTCCAGCTCGGGCTCCCCCGTCCCAATCCCACAGCACCCGCACCTCATCCTCCCAGACAGAGGGGGTGCTCCCTGCTT CGGAGAAGTTGACCACGACGCCCTCCCGCTGTCCAAGTTTGCGGACATCTACCCGCTGGGTAGCTACGGCGACGCAGAGATGATGTCGGATATGGACGGCATCCGCGAGCAGCTGAACGGAGGGCAGGGAAGCACGGCGTTAAACGGGCAG tctCCCAGGGTGAGCAGTAGCAGCGGCTCCtcagaggaagatgaggaggatgaagaggaggaggatgaggtgGATGGAGAGCGTAGCAGTGAGCCTCCTGGCCCACAGGGGGATCTCTTTTCAGGGAAGATCTGTAGCCCTCCCCCATCTTACCCTGCCCAGCAG TTCCTCCCGGAGAAGACCTCGCACCCCGCCCTGCACCTCTACCCCCACATCCACGGCCACCTGCCCCTGCACAGCGTGGCACACCTGCCCCGGCCCCTGCTgcacccctctctctaccccggCCACAACTTCCCCCACAGCAAG ACCCTTCCGCCAGCTCCAACGCTAAACCATGCAGGCAAGCCGCCGGCCTTCAGCCCGTCTCTGCAGGAGCACCTCTATCAGAACTGTTTCAGCAACGCCGGAGACTGGAACAGCTCCCTCCACACCCCCTCGCTCAAGTTCGAGAACATCTGGGAGACCACCATGAAGAACTGGAACCCAGCTGTGTATCTCCCGGAGCCCCGGCCAGGTACCATGGCCAGGGTCATTTCGCTTTTcgtctttctttccttctcttcGCTTTTTGTCTTACATTCCTTTTTATTTGGTCTGGAAGGTGACACACTGGGGCCGACTCTTCCGGAGGCCAGACTGGAACTCCAACCCCCATCATGCAACAGCGAGCCTATTGTCGCCACGGAAACCAGGGAGCGGAAGAACTCCGCGAAGAAGAAGTGTCTCTATAATTTCCAAGATGCCTTCATGGAAGCCAACAGAGTGGTGATGGCGACATCGTCAGCTACCTCGTCCGTGTCCTGCACAGCCACCACTGTCCAGTCAAGTAATAATCAGATCACAGTTTCACCTAAAAGACCCACTTTCCTAG GTGATGTGTTTCACAGTGTGGAGGACCACAGGAGAAGTAGCCCCACCGGCCTCGCCCCGCTCCCTTCCCTCTCCAGCACCGCTCCGTTTCCGGCATCTGCCCCTCACCTACCCAGTACCGACGCTCCGCCCTTCCCAAAGAACACCGCCACGGTGCCCAGCTTCATGGACCCCCACCCAGgcctctgcccctcccccgccGACCTCCTCGCCCTTCCCCCTGAGGGCGGGGTCAGTGCCCCGCCAAGCGTGTGCAG TGACCCCGAGTGTGAAGGTCACCGCTGTGAAGCCCATGGCGGCTACGACCACCAGCATTACGACGGCGAGGACAGTCAGGACGAGGACAGCTGCTCCGAACACAGCTCcagcacctccacctccaccaatcagaaAGAGGGAAAATACTGTGACTGTTGCTACTGTGAATTCTTCGGGCACGGAGGG CCTCCCGCTGCTCCGACCAGCAGAAACTATGCAGAGATGCGTGAGAAACTGCGTCTGCGTCTCACCAAGCGCAAGGAGGAGCAGCCGAAGAGGGATGACCCTCTCCTGGAGCGGGAGAGCTTGGAGGACCACCGGAATGTGGAGGACCTCCTGCAGTTCATCAACAGCGAGGACTCCAAGCGCACCAGCAGCTCCCGGGCAGCCAAGCGCGCCCGCCACAAACAGAAGAAG ATGGAGGAGAAGGCTCGCCAGGAGGCAGAGGCACgggagcgggaggaggagcagcggcggagggaggaggaggaagaggaggccctgAGACGAGAGCTGCTCCGGCTACAGGAGCTCCAGCACCTCCGAAACgccaagaggaagaagaaggagaaggtcCGGGAGGTGCAGAGGGCAGAGCCCATCACCCAGAGTCCCCGGCTCCTCAAAGAGTCCGCCCGCACCGCCCTGGAGAACCTGAAGAACAGCAAGGCCCACATGGAGCGGTGCATCTTGGGAGCATgcggggaggagcaggggggcaCAGCGCTGCAGCGCCTGCTCGGGTTGGACAGCAGTGGAGAAACGCCCCCCTCCAGGGACCCCCCAGGCAAGAACAGGCCAAGGCAGCCGCCGGTGAAGAAGTCCGCAGAGGTCCTCAAAATGGTGGAGCCCAGTCTGAAGACCAGTGGTGCTCAGACTCAGACGCCCGCTGGGGGTCCTGGCCCGGAGGAGGCGGGTGGCAGACTTGACGGGCAGAACCAGCTAACCCTGGTTCAGGAGGAAAAAGCGGTTTCAGAGCCGCAGCCGGAACCAGAACCGGTGCTGATGGATCCTCCGACACCGGCCGACAAAGCCCCCAGCTCAGGGTCCCCTCAGCCCAAgaccaaaaccaaaaagaacaagaagaaaaaaggagagaagaCCAACTCCATTG ATGACGTGTTCCTACCCAAAGACATCGACTTGGACAGCGAGGACATGGATGAAACTGAGCGGGAGGTGGAGTATTTCAAAAG
- the LOC133135567 gene encoding protein FAM193A-like isoform X3 codes for MSPTDAKRGAKRRKSKRGGGSGSIIGSSVSSYSGKAGVPATVRSPQATGTPESIMGLLTTGSGNTGSIAGLNGEVSMNGTQFSEGPVNSDFTGVLQTPFTFGMGQRAPYTTGERCLLCRRERKDSSYPEPGSMAPCASSKSSAALALPLWVCPECRRTVETEERHPAPEPSLGNQDFLSHVSMANGEPSRESAREAQSAPALSRTPPPLAVDTLCGCDVCSEQRESSAELERESREMQKSWSEVRFMVRYIYRQTGTPLADDQDQPQDRDKEGVKGLVDRLCQRDPYQLYQRLEQQAREYVLEVKVRLLKHLSAGSKVTALEEGPPQAHQFISLLLEEYSALCQASRTISSFLLTLENEHLKKFQVTWELHNKHLFENLVFSEPLLHNSLPSLVAQLRHGTASRDSYSEDMYSTLLQTYQDLDREMNIVAVEWLECEKRIDNYVDEQLLYKVEGQNHTHPKKEPHKSLVSRNPLRTKQQILKEDWEFFKQRRFVEDQSTNNRKPLAADHFTDTMRHLLSSRLSIPDCLNCNYRRRCTCDDCSLSHILTCGIMDSSVTEGLHGPAPAPDFLSELHPPSMSSASSNSSSGSPVPIPQHPHLILPDRGGAPCFGEVDHDALPLSKFADIYPLGSYGDAEMMSDMDGIREQLNGGQGSTALNGQSPRVSSSSGSSEEDEEDEEEEDEVDGERSSEPPGPQGDLFSGKICSPPPSYPAQQQFLPEKTSHPALHLYPHIHGHLPLHSVAHLPRPLLHPSLYPGHNFPHSKTLPPAPTLNHAGKPPAFSPSLQEHLYQNCFSNAGDWNSSLHTPSLKFENIWETTMKNWNPAVYLPEPRPGTMARVISLFVFLSFSSLFVLHSFLFGLEGDTLGPTLPEARLELQPPSCNSEPIVATETRERKNSAKKKCLYNFQDAFMEANRVVMATSSATSSVSCTATTVQSSNNQITVSPKRPTFLGDVFHSVEDHRRSSPTGLAPLPSLSSTAPFPASAPHLPSTDAPPFPKNTATVPSFMDPHPGLCPSPADLLALPPEGGVSAPPSVCSDPECEGHRCEAHGGYDHQHYDGEDSQDEDSCSEHSSSTSTSTNQKEGKYCDCCYCEFFGHGGPPAAPTSRNYAEMREKLRLRLTKRKEEQPKRDDPLLERESLEDHRNVEDLLQFINSEDSKRTSSSRAAKRARHKQKKMEEKARQEAEAREREEEQRRREEEEEEALRRELLRLQELQHLRNAKRKKKEKVREVQRAEPITQSPRLLKESARTALENLKNSKAHMERCILGACGEEQGGTALQRLLGLDSSGETPPSRDPPGKNRPRQPPVKKSAEVLKMVEPSLKTSGAQTQTPAGGPGPEEAGGRLDGQNQLTLVQEEKAVSEPQPEPEPVLMDPPTPADKAPSSGSPQPKTKTKKNKKKKGEKTNSIDDVFLPKDIDLDSEDMDETEREVEYFKRFCLDSARLTRQRLSINWSNFSLKKSTFAAH; via the exons ATGAGCCCAACCGACGCTAAACGAGGAGCCAAGCGCAGAAAAAGCAAGCGGGGCGGTGGCAGCGGTAGCATCATCGGCAGCAGTGTTAGCAGCTATAGCGGCAAGGCCGGGGTTCCAGCCACGGTCAGAAGTCCCCAAGCCACAGGAACACCAGAGTCCATAATGGGTTTATTAACAACTGGAAGCGGTAACACAGGAAGCATCGCAGGCCTGAATGGAGAG gTTTCGATGAATGGTACACAGTTTTCTGAAGGGCCAGTGAATTCTGACTTCACTGGAGTCCTAcag ACCCCGTTCACCTTCGGGATGGGTCAGAGGGCGCCCTACACCACAGGGGAGCGCTGTCTGCtgtgcaggagggagaggaaagaCAGCTCGTACCCTGAGCCGGGGTCGATGGCGCCTTGCGCCTCTTCAAAGAGCTCTGCCGCGCTGGCACTGCCCCTGTGGGTGTGTCCCGAATGCCGACGCACTGTGGAGACGGAGGAGCGACACCCCGCCCCCGAGCCTTCGCTGGGG AACCAGGACTTCCTGTCGCACGTTTCCATGGCGAACGGAGAACCGTCGAGGGAGTCTGCGAGAGAAGCACAGTCTGCCCCCGCCCTGAGCCGGACCCCGCCCCCTCTCGCCGTGGACACGCTGTGCGGCTGTGACGTCTGCAGTGAGCAGAG GGAAAGCTCGGCGGAGCTGGAGAGGGAATCCCGGGAGATGCAGAAGTCCTGGTCGGAAGTGCGCTTCATGGTCCGGTACATTTACCGGCAAACGGGAACGCCGCTGGCAGACGACCAGGACCAGCCTCAGGATCGGGACAAAGAGGGAGTGAAGGGGCTGGTGGACAG GCTCTGTCAGAGGGACCCGTACCAGCTGTATCAGAGGCTGGAGCAGCAGGCACGGGAGTACGTGCTGGAGGTGAAGGTGCGCCTCCTCAAACACCTGTCggcggggtcaaaggtcacggcGCTGGAGGAAGGGCCTCCCCAGGCGCACCAGTTCATCTCGCTCCTCCTGGAGGAGTACAGCGCTCTCTGCCAGGCTTCCCGCACAATCAGCTCCTTCCTCCTCACCCTG GAAAACGAGCATTTGAAGAAGTTCCAGGTGACATGGGAACTGCACAACAAGCACCTTTTTGAAAATCTTGTATTTTCAGAACCTCTTTTGCACAACAGTTTACCATCTCTGGTTGCACAACTAAG gcatGGGACAGCCTCCCGTGACTCTTACAGTGAGGATATGTACAGCACGCTGCTGCAGACCTACCAGGATCTGGACAGGGAGATGAACATTGTAGCAGTGGAGTGGCTGGAGTGTGAGAAGAGGATCGATAACTATGTCGATGAGCAG TTACTTTATAAGGTTGAAGGACAGAACCACACGCATCCAAAGAAGGAACCACACAAATCATTAGTAAGCAGAAAT CCGTTaagaacaaaacaacaaattcTGAAAGAAGACTGGGAGTTCTTCAAACAAAGGAGATTTGTCGAAGACCAG tctacGAACAATAGGAAGCCTCTTGCTGCAGACCATTTCACTGACACTATGAGACACCTCCTATCCTCCAGACTGAGTATTCCAGACTGCCTGAACTGCAACTACCGGAGGAG GTGCACCTGTGATGACTGCAGCCTCTCGCACATCCTGACCTGCGGGATCATGGACTCCTCCGTCACTGAGGGCCTTCAcggccccgcccctgccccagACTTCCTGTCTGAGCTGCACCCCCCCAGCATGTCCTCAGCCAGCTCAAACTCCAGCTCGGGCTCCCCCGTCCCAATCCCACAGCACCCGCACCTCATCCTCCCAGACAGAGGGGGTGCTCCCTGCTT CGGAGAAGTTGACCACGACGCCCTCCCGCTGTCCAAGTTTGCGGACATCTACCCGCTGGGTAGCTACGGCGACGCAGAGATGATGTCGGATATGGACGGCATCCGCGAGCAGCTGAACGGAGGGCAGGGAAGCACGGCGTTAAACGGGCAG tctCCCAGGGTGAGCAGTAGCAGCGGCTCCtcagaggaagatgaggaggatgaagaggaggaggatgaggtgGATGGAGAGCGTAGCAGTGAGCCTCCTGGCCCACAGGGGGATCTCTTTTCAGGGAAGATCTGTAGCCCTCCCCCATCTTACCCTGCCCAGCAG CAGTTCCTCCCGGAGAAGACCTCGCACCCCGCCCTGCACCTCTACCCCCACATCCACGGCCACCTGCCCCTGCACAGCGTGGCACACCTGCCCCGGCCCCTGCTgcacccctctctctaccccggCCACAACTTCCCCCACAGCAAG ACCCTTCCGCCAGCTCCAACGCTAAACCATGCAGGCAAGCCGCCGGCCTTCAGCCCGTCTCTGCAGGAGCACCTCTATCAGAACTGTTTCAGCAACGCCGGAGACTGGAACAGCTCCCTCCACACCCCCTCGCTCAAGTTCGAGAACATCTGGGAGACCACCATGAAGAACTGGAACCCAGCTGTGTATCTCCCGGAGCCCCGGCCAGGTACCATGGCCAGGGTCATTTCGCTTTTcgtctttctttccttctcttcGCTTTTTGTCTTACATTCCTTTTTATTTGGTCTGGAAGGTGACACACTGGGGCCGACTCTTCCGGAGGCCAGACTGGAACTCCAACCCCCATCATGCAACAGCGAGCCTATTGTCGCCACGGAAACCAGGGAGCGGAAGAACTCCGCGAAGAAGAAGTGTCTCTATAATTTCCAAGATGCCTTCATGGAAGCCAACAGAGTGGTGATGGCGACATCGTCAGCTACCTCGTCCGTGTCCTGCACAGCCACCACTGTCCAGTCAAGTAATAATCAGATCACAGTTTCACCTAAAAGACCCACTTTCCTAG GTGATGTGTTTCACAGTGTGGAGGACCACAGGAGAAGTAGCCCCACCGGCCTCGCCCCGCTCCCTTCCCTCTCCAGCACCGCTCCGTTTCCGGCATCTGCCCCTCACCTACCCAGTACCGACGCTCCGCCCTTCCCAAAGAACACCGCCACGGTGCCCAGCTTCATGGACCCCCACCCAGgcctctgcccctcccccgccGACCTCCTCGCCCTTCCCCCTGAGGGCGGGGTCAGTGCCCCGCCAAGCGTGTGCAG TGACCCCGAGTGTGAAGGTCACCGCTGTGAAGCCCATGGCGGCTACGACCACCAGCATTACGACGGCGAGGACAGTCAGGACGAGGACAGCTGCTCCGAACACAGCTCcagcacctccacctccaccaatcagaaAGAGGGAAAATACTGTGACTGTTGCTACTGTGAATTCTTCGGGCACGGAGGG CCTCCCGCTGCTCCGACCAGCAGAAACTATGCAGAGATGCGTGAGAAACTGCGTCTGCGTCTCACCAAGCGCAAGGAGGAGCAGCCGAAGAGGGATGACCCTCTCCTGGAGCGGGAGAGCTTGGAGGACCACCGGAATGTGGAGGACCTCCTGCAGTTCATCAACAGCGAGGACTCCAAGCGCACCAGCAGCTCCCGGGCAGCCAAGCGCGCCCGCCACAAACAGAAGAAG ATGGAGGAGAAGGCTCGCCAGGAGGCAGAGGCACgggagcgggaggaggagcagcggcggagggaggaggaggaagaggaggccctgAGACGAGAGCTGCTCCGGCTACAGGAGCTCCAGCACCTCCGAAACgccaagaggaagaagaaggagaaggtcCGGGAGGTGCAGAGGGCAGAGCCCATCACCCAGAGTCCCCGGCTCCTCAAAGAGTCCGCCCGCACCGCCCTGGAGAACCTGAAGAACAGCAAGGCCCACATGGAGCGGTGCATCTTGGGAGCATgcggggaggagcaggggggcaCAGCGCTGCAGCGCCTGCTCGGGTTGGACAGCAGTGGAGAAACGCCCCCCTCCAGGGACCCCCCAGGCAAGAACAGGCCAAGGCAGCCGCCGGTGAAGAAGTCCGCAGAGGTCCTCAAAATGGTGGAGCCCAGTCTGAAGACCAGTGGTGCTCAGACTCAGACGCCCGCTGGGGGTCCTGGCCCGGAGGAGGCGGGTGGCAGACTTGACGGGCAGAACCAGCTAACCCTGGTTCAGGAGGAAAAAGCGGTTTCAGAGCCGCAGCCGGAACCAGAACCGGTGCTGATGGATCCTCCGACACCGGCCGACAAAGCCCCCAGCTCAGGGTCCCCTCAGCCCAAgaccaaaaccaaaaagaacaagaagaaaaaaggagagaagaCCAACTCCATTG ATGACGTGTTCCTACCCAAAGACATCGACTTGGACAGCGAGGACATGGATGAAACTGAGCGGGAGGTGGAGTATTTCAAAAG